From one Pseudomonas fluorescens genomic stretch:
- the tauA gene encoding taurine ABC transporter substrate-binding protein, with product MTLHAPLRLFAALTLAGTSWFAQAADLTVAYQTTVDPAKVAQVDGTYEKTSKADIDWRKFDSGADVITAVASGDVQIGYLGSSPLAAAATRKLPVETFLIATQIGAAEALVARDGAGINSPQDLIGKKIAVPFVSTGHYSLLAALKQWNIDPAKVQILNLAPPAIIAAWKRGDIDATYVWDPALGVAKENGKVLITSGELAEKGAPTFDAWIVRKDFAAKHPEIVKAFAKVTLDAYADYRKDPQAWLANKSNVDKLVKLSGAKAADIPGLLQGNVFPLAADQVAALGAPTTQAITDTATFLKEQGKVEAVLPDYAPYVSAKFIAN from the coding sequence ATGACCCTGCATGCTCCCCTGCGCCTGTTCGCCGCCCTGACCCTGGCCGGCACCAGCTGGTTTGCCCAGGCGGCTGACCTGACGGTGGCCTACCAGACCACCGTCGACCCGGCGAAAGTCGCCCAGGTCGATGGCACCTACGAGAAAACCAGCAAGGCCGACATCGACTGGCGCAAGTTCGACAGCGGTGCCGATGTGATTACCGCCGTAGCCTCGGGCGACGTGCAAATCGGCTACCTCGGCTCCAGCCCGCTGGCCGCTGCCGCAACCCGCAAGCTGCCGGTGGAAACCTTCCTGATCGCCACCCAGATTGGCGCTGCCGAAGCCCTGGTCGCTCGCGATGGCGCCGGCATCAATTCACCACAGGACCTGATCGGCAAGAAGATTGCCGTGCCGTTCGTCTCCACCGGCCACTACAGCCTGCTGGCCGCGCTCAAGCAATGGAACATCGACCCGGCCAAGGTACAGATCCTCAACCTCGCGCCACCGGCAATCATTGCCGCCTGGAAGCGCGGTGACATCGACGCGACCTACGTCTGGGACCCGGCCCTGGGCGTGGCCAAGGAAAACGGCAAGGTGCTGATCACCTCCGGTGAGCTGGCCGAAAAAGGTGCACCGACCTTCGACGCCTGGATCGTGCGCAAAGACTTCGCTGCCAAGCACCCGGAGATCGTCAAGGCCTTCGCCAAAGTCACCCTGGACGCCTACGCCGACTACCGCAAAGACCCGCAAGCGTGGCTGGCCAACAAGAGCAACGTCGACAAGCTGGTGAAGCTCTCCGGCGCCAAGGCGGCTGATATTCCTGGGCTGCTGCAAGGCAACGTGTTTCCGCTGGCCGCCGACCAGGTCGCAGCGCTGGGCGCACCGACCACCCAGGCGATTACCGACACGGCTACCTTCCTCAAGGAGCAAGGCAAGGTCGAAGCGGTACTGCCGGACTACGCGCCCTACGTCAGCGCCAAATTCATCGCCAACTGA